The DNA region GCTATATTTCAAGTTTGCTTTTGCCGAACTTACCGAACCCCAATAGTTCAGTTTACCGTACATTTATAGTAAAGAAATCCTGGTTCGGCAATCATCATTATTCAGGTGATAAAAACCGAATTTACTCCACTCTTATTTTTAAATACTATGAGAACAAAGAAAGGAATCAAATCCTCCAATCCTTAAACAGCAAAGATACTAGTTATCCAAGTAGAGATATGACATTAGTACGTTTGAACCCCTGGCAAGAATTTAACGCAATACAACGTCAAATCAATCGCTTATTTGATGAAGATATGCCAACTACATTTTCGGATAAAGGCTTATCCAGAGTTCCGGCTGCTGAGTTAAAAGAAACTGAAGATGCAATTCATCTATTGCTAGAACTTCCAGGAATTGAAGTTAAAGACTTGGATTTGCAAGTTACTGAAAAAGCTGTATACCTGAGCGGTGAGCGGAAGTCTGAAGCAAAATCTGAAGATAAAGGTGTGATTAAAAGCGAATTCCACTATGGTAAATTCCAACGTGTAATTC from Nostoc commune NIES-4072 includes:
- a CDS encoding Hsp20/alpha crystallin family protein, which encodes MTLVRLNPWQEFNAIQRQINRLFDEDMPTTFSDKGLSRVPAAELKETEDAIHLLLELPGIEVKDLDLQVTEKAVYLSGERKSEAKSEDKGVIKSEFHYGKFQRVIPLPARIQNTNVTADYKDGILNLTLPKAEEEKNKVVKVNLA